One window from the genome of Osmerus eperlanus chromosome 1, fOsmEpe2.1, whole genome shotgun sequence encodes:
- the LOC134029379 gene encoding troponin T, cardiac muscle isoforms-like isoform X2, with protein sequence MEKDLTELQTLIEAHFESRKKEEEELISLTDRIDKRRSERAEQVRIRTERERERQNKLAEEKARKEDEEAKKKAEDDAKKKKVLTSLNFSGYKTEKKGGMKKQTEREKKRKILSDRRKELHVDHLKEDKLREKAGDLWQWIHQLEAEKFELQYQHTRQKYEI encoded by the exons ATGGAGAAGGACCTGACGGAGCTGCAGACTCTGATCGAGGCTCACTTCGAGAGcaggaagaaggaggaagaggagctcaTCAGCCTCACCGACCGCATC gaCAAGCGGCGCTCAGAGAGAGCCGAGCAGGTGAGGAtcaggacggagagagagagggagagacaaaacaAGCTGGCG GAGGAGAAGGCgaggaaggaggatgaggaagcgaAGAAGAAAGCTGAAGATGATGCCAAGAAGAAGAAAGTTCTGACCAGCCTGAACTTCTCTGGGTACAAG ActgagaagaagggagggatgaaaaAACAGACCGagcgagagaagaagagaaagattcTGAGTGATCGACGAAAGGAGTTGCATGTCGATCACCTGAAGGAGGACAAGCTCAG AGAGAAGGCCGGGGATCTGTGGCAGTGGATCCATCAACTTGAAGCAGAGAAATTTGAACTTCAGTACCAGCACACTCGTCAGAAATATGAA
- the tnni1b gene encoding troponin I type 1b (skeletal, slow) isoform X1 — MTVGRHSSESLLSCQEKQVLSFHIPVFQRGISTAKMPEQGYRKSKISASRKLMLKSLMVARAKEDLEQEQEEKEKEKQKYLEERTPPLVLSGMSSAELQELCAELHAKVDVVDEERYDIEAKVLHNSREIKDLNIKVLDLRGKFKRPNLRRVRVSADAILRSLLGSKHKVSMDLRANLKSVKKEDTEKEKTVEVSDWRKNVEAMSGMEGRKKMFDAAKGPNQ; from the exons ATGACAGTGGGGAGACACAGCTCTGAATCCCTGCTTAGCTGTCAGGAGAAACAAG TTTTGAGTTTCCACATTCCTGTCTTCCAGAGGGGAATCAGCACAGCCAAGATGCCAGAGCAGGGGTAT CGGAAGTCTAAGATCTCAGCCTCTAGGAAGTTGATGCTGAAG AGTCTGATGGTGGCCAGGGCCAAGGAGGacctggagcaggagcaggaggagaaggagaaggagaagcagaagTACCTGGAGGAGAGAACTCCTCCTCTGGTGCTCAGTGGGATGTCCTCAGCAGAGCTCCAG GAGCTGTGTGCAGAGCTTCATGCCAAGGTGGACGTTGTGGACGAGGAACGCTACGACATCGAGGCCAAAGTCCTCCACAACTCCAGAGAG ATTAAGGACCTGAACATCAAGGTTCTGGATCTGCGGGGGAAGTTCAAGAGGCCCAACCTCAGAAGGGTGAGGGTGTCAGCGGACGCCATCTTGCGCTCGCTCCTTGGCTCCAAACACAAGGTGTCCATGGACCTGAGGGCCAACCTCAAATCTGTCAAAAAGGAGGACACAGAGAAG GAGAAGACTGTGGAGGTGAGCGACTGGAGGAAGAATGTGGAGGCCATGTCGGGCATGGAGGGCAGGAAGAAGATGTTTGATGCAGCCAAAGGCCCCAACCAATAG
- the LOC134029370 gene encoding cysteine and glycine-rich protein 1-like: MPFGGGNKCGCCQKTVYFAEEMQCEGKSFHKSCFLCMACKKNLDSTTVAVHVDEIYCKSCYGKKYGPKGYGFGGGAGTLSMDTGEGLGIKPEQPQAHRPTNNPNASKFAQSSGGADVCPRCGKSVYAAEKVVAGGNSWHKSCFRCAKCGKGLESTTLADKDGEIYCKACYAKNFGPKGFGFGQGAGALAHAQ; this comes from the exons ATGCCGTTCGGTGGAGGCAACAAGTGCGGCTGTTGCCAGAAGACAGTGTACTTCGCCGAGGAGATGCAGTGTGAGGGCAAGAGCTTCCACAAGTCCTGCTTCCTCTGCA TGGCGTGTAAGAAGAACCTGGACAGCACCACTGTGGCCGTGCATGTGGACGAGATCTACTGCAAGTCCTGCTACGGAAAGAAGTACGGGCCAAAAGGCTACGGGTTTGGAGGCGGAGCTGGAACACTGAGCATGGACACAGGAGAAGGACTGGGAATCAAGCCTGaaca ACCTCAAGCCCACCGGCCCACCAACAACCCCAACGCGTCCAAGTTTGCCCAGAGCAGCGGGGGGGCCGATGTCTGTCCTCGCTGTGGCAAAAGTGTGTACGCAGCAGAGAAGGTGGTCGCGGGAGGAAAT tcgTGGCACAAGAGTTGTTTCCGCTGTGCCAAATGTGGCAAAGGTCTGGAATCCACCACCCTGGCAGACAAAGATGGAGAGATCTACTGTAAAG CATGTTACGCCAAGAACTTTGGTCCCAAGGGCTTCGGGTTCGGCCAGGGGGCAGGAGCGCTGGCTCACGCCCAGTAG
- the tnni1b gene encoding troponin I type 1b (skeletal, slow) isoform X4 has protein sequence MLKSLMVARAKEDLEQEQEEKEKEKQKYLEERTPPLVLSGMSSAELQELCAELHAKVDVVDEERYDIEAKVLHNSREIKDLNIKVLDLRGKFKRPNLRRVRVSADAILRSLLGSKHKVSMDLRANLKSVKKEDTEKEKTVEVSDWRKNVEAMSGMEGRKKMFDAAKGPNQ, from the exons ATGCTGAAG AGTCTGATGGTGGCCAGGGCCAAGGAGGacctggagcaggagcaggaggagaaggagaaggagaagcagaagTACCTGGAGGAGAGAACTCCTCCTCTGGTGCTCAGTGGGATGTCCTCAGCAGAGCTCCAG GAGCTGTGTGCAGAGCTTCATGCCAAGGTGGACGTTGTGGACGAGGAACGCTACGACATCGAGGCCAAAGTCCTCCACAACTCCAGAGAG ATTAAGGACCTGAACATCAAGGTTCTGGATCTGCGGGGGAAGTTCAAGAGGCCCAACCTCAGAAGGGTGAGGGTGTCAGCGGACGCCATCTTGCGCTCGCTCCTTGGCTCCAAACACAAGGTGTCCATGGACCTGAGGGCCAACCTCAAATCTGTCAAAAAGGAGGACACAGAGAAG GAGAAGACTGTGGAGGTGAGCGACTGGAGGAAGAATGTGGAGGCCATGTCGGGCATGGAGGGCAGGAAGAAGATGTTTGATGCAGCCAAAGGCCCCAACCAATAG
- the tnni1b gene encoding troponin I type 1b (skeletal, slow) isoform X2: MAFLSFHIPVFQRGISTAKMPEQGYRKSKISASRKLMLKSLMVARAKEDLEQEQEEKEKEKQKYLEERTPPLVLSGMSSAELQELCAELHAKVDVVDEERYDIEAKVLHNSREIKDLNIKVLDLRGKFKRPNLRRVRVSADAILRSLLGSKHKVSMDLRANLKSVKKEDTEKEKTVEVSDWRKNVEAMSGMEGRKKMFDAAKGPNQ; the protein is encoded by the exons ATGGCTT TTTTGAGTTTCCACATTCCTGTCTTCCAGAGGGGAATCAGCACAGCCAAGATGCCAGAGCAGGGGTAT CGGAAGTCTAAGATCTCAGCCTCTAGGAAGTTGATGCTGAAG AGTCTGATGGTGGCCAGGGCCAAGGAGGacctggagcaggagcaggaggagaaggagaaggagaagcagaagTACCTGGAGGAGAGAACTCCTCCTCTGGTGCTCAGTGGGATGTCCTCAGCAGAGCTCCAG GAGCTGTGTGCAGAGCTTCATGCCAAGGTGGACGTTGTGGACGAGGAACGCTACGACATCGAGGCCAAAGTCCTCCACAACTCCAGAGAG ATTAAGGACCTGAACATCAAGGTTCTGGATCTGCGGGGGAAGTTCAAGAGGCCCAACCTCAGAAGGGTGAGGGTGTCAGCGGACGCCATCTTGCGCTCGCTCCTTGGCTCCAAACACAAGGTGTCCATGGACCTGAGGGCCAACCTCAAATCTGTCAAAAAGGAGGACACAGAGAAG GAGAAGACTGTGGAGGTGAGCGACTGGAGGAAGAATGTGGAGGCCATGTCGGGCATGGAGGGCAGGAAGAAGATGTTTGATGCAGCCAAAGGCCCCAACCAATAG
- the tnni1b gene encoding troponin I type 1b (skeletal, slow) isoform X3, producing the protein MPEQGYRKSKISASRKLMLKSLMVARAKEDLEQEQEEKEKEKQKYLEERTPPLVLSGMSSAELQELCAELHAKVDVVDEERYDIEAKVLHNSREIKDLNIKVLDLRGKFKRPNLRRVRVSADAILRSLLGSKHKVSMDLRANLKSVKKEDTEKEKTVEVSDWRKNVEAMSGMEGRKKMFDAAKGPNQ; encoded by the exons ATGCCAGAGCAGGGGTAT CGGAAGTCTAAGATCTCAGCCTCTAGGAAGTTGATGCTGAAG AGTCTGATGGTGGCCAGGGCCAAGGAGGacctggagcaggagcaggaggagaaggagaaggagaagcagaagTACCTGGAGGAGAGAACTCCTCCTCTGGTGCTCAGTGGGATGTCCTCAGCAGAGCTCCAG GAGCTGTGTGCAGAGCTTCATGCCAAGGTGGACGTTGTGGACGAGGAACGCTACGACATCGAGGCCAAAGTCCTCCACAACTCCAGAGAG ATTAAGGACCTGAACATCAAGGTTCTGGATCTGCGGGGGAAGTTCAAGAGGCCCAACCTCAGAAGGGTGAGGGTGTCAGCGGACGCCATCTTGCGCTCGCTCCTTGGCTCCAAACACAAGGTGTCCATGGACCTGAGGGCCAACCTCAAATCTGTCAAAAAGGAGGACACAGAGAAG GAGAAGACTGTGGAGGTGAGCGACTGGAGGAAGAATGTGGAGGCCATGTCGGGCATGGAGGGCAGGAAGAAGATGTTTGATGCAGCCAAAGGCCCCAACCAATAG